The Oryzias melastigma strain HK-1 linkage group LG3, ASM292280v2, whole genome shotgun sequence genome contains a region encoding:
- the cbfa2t3 gene encoding protein CBFA2T3 isoform X5 — MSAEVHLEHHKRADLTAGSSYAPSLDARVPTVTLISHRELREKHAAHRVQPRSLDLHLTASSHYRCSEGSRVQKAGTMPDSPADVKTQPRSTPPTMPPPPPAVSQATSRNASFTPTTMLNGSSHSPTSLNGAPSTPNGFSNGPAMSSTASLSNQQLPPACGARQLCKLKRFLTTLQQFGNDISPEIGERVRSLVLGLVNSTLTIEEFHSKLHEATNFPLRPFVIPFLKANLPLLQRELLHCARLAKQTPAQYLAQHEQLLLDANASSPLDSSEIMLEMNEHGKRRTPDRTKDSSERDGLHPEHLAKRPCTISPSQRFSPSTGLPAHPPPNGLPTHPPNGLPHPPNPQVGPQHYRLEDMALAHQYRDAYRHTDHRDGRDRHRPTVHGARQEEVIDHRLTDREWAEEWKHLDNLLNCIMDMVEKTRRSLTVLRRCQEADREEMNHWIRRYSDVEEMKKGGSNGQQCLPPPPTLPPPTPHHNSSSNTASSSESLPIGTSSAAERQTGRQTETHRDFLHRPPSGYLPEEIWRKAGTTSIPLSPALKHLQNKQEEAVNEVKRQAMSELQKAVSDAERKAHEMISAERSKMERALAEAKRQASEDALTVINQQEDSSESHQSCWNCGRKASETCSGCNTARYCGSFCQHKDWEKHHHVCGQGLQGLPGGSAVPLGTPSSSSTSSASSSAPPTHSESTPPGPLSLAGQSSIAGGAGSGSGSVSASPKESSSSSVSRSTTPATPALLDATSR, encoded by the exons GTAGCAGAGTGCAGAAGGCTGGAACAATGCCAGATTCACCTGCGGATGTGAAAACCCAGCCTAGGTCCACCCCACCCACCATGCCTCCGCCACCCCCGGCTGTAAGCCAAGCAACAAGTCGCAATGCCTCTTTCACTCCGACCACCA TGCTGAACGGAAGCAGCCACTCTCCGACATCGCTTAATGGTGCTCCATCCACCCCTAACGGCTTCAGTAACGGGCCAGCCATGTCTTCGACGGCCTCGCTGTCCAACCAGCAGCTCCCGCCAGCTTGTGGAGCTCGCCAGCTCTGCAAACTGAAGCGCTTCCTGACGACATTGCAGCAGTTTGGCAACGACATATCACCTGAGATTGGAGAAAGAGTGCGCAGCCTCGTGTTAGGACTGGTG AACTCCACTCTCACCATTGAGGAGTTTCATTCCAAACTTCACGAGGCCACCAACTTCCCCCTGAGGCCTTTTGTCATTCCTTTTCTTAAG GCGAACCTGCCCCTGCTGCAGAGAGAACTGCTCCACTGTGCAAGGCTGGCCAAACAGACTCCAGCGCAGTATCTGGCTCAACACGAACAGCTCCTCCTCGACGCCAACGCCAGCTCACCCCTCGACTCATCCGAGATCATGCTGGAGATGAACGAGCACGGCAAGAGAAGGACTCCTGACAG GACCAAAGATAGCTCAGAAAGGGACGGACTGCACCCCGAGCACCTGGCTAAGAGACCCTGCACCATCAGTCCCAGCCAACGTTTCAGCCCCAGCACCGGTCTCCCCGCACACCCGCCCCCTAACGGTCTCCCCACACACCCTCCCAATGGCCTCCCCCACCCGCCCAACCCCCAGGTGGGACCCCAGCACTATCGCCTGGAGGACATGGCTCTGGCACACCAGTACAGAGACGCTTACAGACATACGGATCACCGCGACGGGCGAGACAGGCACCGGCCGACAg TGCATGGAGCCCGTCAAGAAGAGGTGATCGACCACCGTCTTACAGACCGGGAGTGGGCAGAAGAATGGAAACACCTTGATAAC CTCCTCAACTGCATCATGGACATGGTAGAAAAGACACGGCGTTCCCTGACGGTGCTACGGCGCTGCCAGGAGGCTGACCGAGAGGAGATGAATCACTGGATTCGGCGCTACAGCGACGTGGAGGAGATGAAAAAAGGTGGGAGCAACGGACAGCAATGCCTTCCACCTCCTCCTACTCTTCCTCCTCCTACTCCTCACCACAACTCCTCCTCCAACACAGCTAGCAGCAGCGAATCACTGCCTATAGGAACTTCCTCGGCTGCTGAAAGGcagacaggcagacagacag AAACCCACAGAGACTTCTTACACAGGCCCCCCTCGGGATATCTCCCAGAAGAAATCTGGAGGAAAGCTG GTACTACAAGCATCCCGCTCTCCCCAGCTCTAAAGCACCTCCAAAACAAGCAGG AGGAGGCAGTGAATGAAGTGAAGCGACAGGCCATGTCAGAGCTGCAGAAGGCTGTGTCAGACGCTGAGAGGAAGGCTCATGAGATGATTTCTGCTGAGCGCTCTAAAATGGAGAGGGCGCTGGCCGAAGCCAAGAGGCAAGCCTCTGAGGATGCCCTAACCGTCATCAATCAGCAGGAAGACTCGAGTGAA TCTCACCAGAGCTGCTGGAACTGCGGGAGGAAGGCCAGCGAGACGTGCAGTGGCTGCAACACAGCTCGCTACTGCGGCTCCTTCTGCCAGCACAAAGACTGGGAGAAGCACCACCACGTCTGTGGTCAAGGCCTACAGGGGCTGCCAGGGGGCAGTGCTGTCCCTCTGGGCAccccgtcctcctcctccacctcgtCAGCATCCTCCAGTGCCCCCCCAACACACTCTGAGAGCACTCCTCCAGGGCCCTTGTCCCTGGCAGGCCAGAGCAGTATTGCAGGAGGGGCTGGCAGTGGCAGTGGAAGTGTCTCTGCCAGCCCCAAGGAGAGCAGCTCCAGCAGTGTCTCTCGATCCACGACTCCAGCTACCCCAGCCCTACTGGATGCCACCTCTCGCTGA
- the cbfa2t3 gene encoding protein CBFA2T3 isoform X8 yields MSAEVHLEHHKRADLTAGSSYAPSLDARVPTVTLISHRELREKHAAHRVQPRSLDLHLTASSHYRCSEGSRVQKAGTMPDSPADVKTQPRSTPPTMPPPPPAVSQATSRNASFTPTTSKSMLNGSSHSPTSLNGAPSTPNGFSNGPAMSSTASLSNQQLPPACGARQLCKLKRFLTTLQQFGNDISPEIGERVRSLVLGLVNSTLTIEEFHSKLHEATNFPLRPFVIPFLKANLPLLQRELLHCARLAKQTPAQYLAQHEQLLLDANASSPLDSSEIMLEMNEHGKRRTPDRTKDSSERDGLHPEHLAKRPCTISPSQRFSPSTGLPAHPPPNGLPTHPPNGLPHPPNPQVGPQHYRLEDMALAHQYRDAYRHTDHRDGRDRHRPTAVHGARQEEVIDHRLTDREWAEEWKHLDNLLNCIMDMVEKTRRSLTVLRRCQEADREEMNHWIRRYSDVEEMKKETHRDFLHRPPSGYLPEEIWRKAGTTSIPLSPALKHLQNKQEEAVNEVKRQAMSELQKAVSDAERKAHEMISAERSKMERALAEAKRQASEDALTVINQQEDSSESHQSCWNCGRKASETCSGCNTARYCGSFCQHKDWEKHHHVCGQGLQGLPGGSAVPLGTPSSSSTSSASSSAPPTHSESTPPGPLSLAGQSSIAGGAGSGSGSVSASPKESSSSSVSRSTTPATPALLDATSR; encoded by the exons GTAGCAGAGTGCAGAAGGCTGGAACAATGCCAGATTCACCTGCGGATGTGAAAACCCAGCCTAGGTCCACCCCACCCACCATGCCTCCGCCACCCCCGGCTGTAAGCCAAGCAACAAGTCGCAATGCCTCTTTCACTCCGACCACCAGTAAATCAa TGCTGAACGGAAGCAGCCACTCTCCGACATCGCTTAATGGTGCTCCATCCACCCCTAACGGCTTCAGTAACGGGCCAGCCATGTCTTCGACGGCCTCGCTGTCCAACCAGCAGCTCCCGCCAGCTTGTGGAGCTCGCCAGCTCTGCAAACTGAAGCGCTTCCTGACGACATTGCAGCAGTTTGGCAACGACATATCACCTGAGATTGGAGAAAGAGTGCGCAGCCTCGTGTTAGGACTGGTG AACTCCACTCTCACCATTGAGGAGTTTCATTCCAAACTTCACGAGGCCACCAACTTCCCCCTGAGGCCTTTTGTCATTCCTTTTCTTAAG GCGAACCTGCCCCTGCTGCAGAGAGAACTGCTCCACTGTGCAAGGCTGGCCAAACAGACTCCAGCGCAGTATCTGGCTCAACACGAACAGCTCCTCCTCGACGCCAACGCCAGCTCACCCCTCGACTCATCCGAGATCATGCTGGAGATGAACGAGCACGGCAAGAGAAGGACTCCTGACAG GACCAAAGATAGCTCAGAAAGGGACGGACTGCACCCCGAGCACCTGGCTAAGAGACCCTGCACCATCAGTCCCAGCCAACGTTTCAGCCCCAGCACCGGTCTCCCCGCACACCCGCCCCCTAACGGTCTCCCCACACACCCTCCCAATGGCCTCCCCCACCCGCCCAACCCCCAGGTGGGACCCCAGCACTATCGCCTGGAGGACATGGCTCTGGCACACCAGTACAGAGACGCTTACAGACATACGGATCACCGCGACGGGCGAGACAGGCACCGGCCGACAg CAGTGCATGGAGCCCGTCAAGAAGAGGTGATCGACCACCGTCTTACAGACCGGGAGTGGGCAGAAGAATGGAAACACCTTGATAAC CTCCTCAACTGCATCATGGACATGGTAGAAAAGACACGGCGTTCCCTGACGGTGCTACGGCGCTGCCAGGAGGCTGACCGAGAGGAGATGAATCACTGGATTCGGCGCTACAGCGACGTGGAGGAGATGAAAAAAG AAACCCACAGAGACTTCTTACACAGGCCCCCCTCGGGATATCTCCCAGAAGAAATCTGGAGGAAAGCTG GTACTACAAGCATCCCGCTCTCCCCAGCTCTAAAGCACCTCCAAAACAAGCAGG AGGAGGCAGTGAATGAAGTGAAGCGACAGGCCATGTCAGAGCTGCAGAAGGCTGTGTCAGACGCTGAGAGGAAGGCTCATGAGATGATTTCTGCTGAGCGCTCTAAAATGGAGAGGGCGCTGGCCGAAGCCAAGAGGCAAGCCTCTGAGGATGCCCTAACCGTCATCAATCAGCAGGAAGACTCGAGTGAA TCTCACCAGAGCTGCTGGAACTGCGGGAGGAAGGCCAGCGAGACGTGCAGTGGCTGCAACACAGCTCGCTACTGCGGCTCCTTCTGCCAGCACAAAGACTGGGAGAAGCACCACCACGTCTGTGGTCAAGGCCTACAGGGGCTGCCAGGGGGCAGTGCTGTCCCTCTGGGCAccccgtcctcctcctccacctcgtCAGCATCCTCCAGTGCCCCCCCAACACACTCTGAGAGCACTCCTCCAGGGCCCTTGTCCCTGGCAGGCCAGAGCAGTATTGCAGGAGGGGCTGGCAGTGGCAGTGGAAGTGTCTCTGCCAGCCCCAAGGAGAGCAGCTCCAGCAGTGTCTCTCGATCCACGACTCCAGCTACCCCAGCCCTACTGGATGCCACCTCTCGCTGA